DNA from Acidimicrobiales bacterium:
ACACCTCGTCCATCGTCACGGGCTCCACGCCCGCGATGCCGACGAGGCCCGCGTCGTAGTCGGTGATCAGGGCGATGCCCGCGTAGGGGATCTCCAGCTCGGCGGCCAGCACCGCCTCGGGCATCTGCGTCATGTTCACCACGTGCCAGCCCTGGCCGGAGTACCAGCGAGACTCGGCCCCGGTCGAGAAGCGGGGCCCGTTGATCACCACCACCGTGCCGGCCTCGTGCACGGTCACGCCCTCGGCACGGCAGGCCGCGATCGCCGCCGCTCGCAGCGCCGGGTCGTAGGGGTCGGCGAAGGTCACGTGGTTGATCTCCGGCCCGTCGAAGTAGCTGGTCGCTCGCCCCCAGGTCCGGTCGAAGATCTGGTCGACCACCACGAACTCCTCGGGGTGGATGTCCGGCTGCAGAGAGCCCGACGCGCACGGGGCGAAGATCCCCTGCACGCCCACGTGGTGCAGCGCCCAGAGGTTGGCGCGGTAGGGCACCAGGTGCGGTGGCAACGTGTGGCCCACGCCGTGGCGGGGGAGGAAGGCGACCCGTCGTCCGCCCACCTCGCCGATCGTGAGGGGCGCCGACGGCGAGCCGTACGGGGTCTCGATCTCCAGCTCGGTGACGTCGTCGAGCAGCGAGTAGAGGCCCGATCCGCCGATGACGCCGATGTCGGCCTGCGGTGCGTCTCCCGTCGCCGG
Protein-coding regions in this window:
- a CDS encoding S-methyl-5'-thioadenosine phosphorylase is translated as MSPATGDAPQADIGVIGGSGLYSLLDDVTELEIETPYGSPSAPLTIGEVGGRRVAFLPRHGVGHTLPPHLVPYRANLWALHHVGVQGIFAPCASGSLQPDIHPEEFVVVDQIFDRTWGRATSYFDGPEINHVTFADPYDPALRAAAIAACRAEGVTVHEAGTVVVINGPRFSTGAESRWYSGQGWHVVNMTQMPEAVLAAELEIPYAGIALITDYDAGLVGIAGVEPVTMDEVFATLARNAERVRDVLFRAIELLPEPD